The Aphis gossypii isolate Hap1 chromosome 3, ASM2018417v2, whole genome shotgun sequence genome includes a region encoding these proteins:
- the LOC114123752 gene encoding helicase domino isoform X4: MATASQLGAGTIDCHKHNKYDGNGHQVTSGVNFIPSNCDNLVGVNGSTNDAENASYNSDHDDSLDSQNQSTRKRKYSTESAKEFEALEMCTSAKIKRTCEMVFEQLETVRTKLAQSQRELDEVQSLSKIHDFVPDKVEQVFNDQHAWSMANIKCNDDPLFIGDPFADLKLWLDKQASEPQETHVPISDTNSNKLIPSTSPAEELPNSSHTSRQSTENQPDQVFERAKWEAQIIQKINQLQRDGLWSEKRLPKIYEPPRNKAHHDYLLEEMQWLATDFAQERKWKKKAAKQCSKMVMKHFHEKKIEAQKAAKASEMHQKRITGFIAKMVKTFWSDVEKLLLFKQSTKLEEQRKIALDEHLNFIVDQTEKMSTLVAESLMKSANNSLITKSQNSSMVVSDGKINTFHSSSDGGTTVNKEKMPNATIDCKNEIDMVKQESKMSIDGVHENLPKLLKTKENKVLEEIPSDDEDFEASNSSWSDDEETLLLAEKEDGRVDHSTEIAELEADNEMSIEQLLAKYKVQLPNNKEQSDDEESSQSDHSTKEDMKSTDISIKYLLRRSPNKMLNGTSDCNADKEINDVTALAESIQPKGNTLSSTSVVTKVPFLLRNTLREYQHIGLDWLVTMYEQNLNGILADEMGLGKTIQTIALLAHLACEKGDWGPHLIVVPTSVMLNWEMEIKKWCPSFKILTYYGSVKERKNKRVGWTKPNTFHICITSYKLVITDHQSFRRKKWKYLILDEAQNIKNFKSQRWQLLLNFQSERRLLLTGTPLQNNLMELWSLMHFLMPNLFASHREFKEWFSNPVTGMIEGNAEYNENIIKKLHKVLRPFILRRLKCEVEKQLPKKYEHIIMCRLSKRQRYLYDDFMSRAKTKETLASGNMLSVINVLMQLRKVCNHPNLFEPRPTISPFQMEALTFTVPRSIFNIMEYDPYNEIDLSSVNLLFTNLERLMSAWAAHRLKRYQLPNCVYEQYETLPDTPIRLPKIKMNFNMKLPKNLNIISKINLCNPQNKLVNVRLKHNLPIVKFLAEKGIRDLKLRSVDKSISRLPPYSNILSLTPKLRQIKQYINENKQSDSIVVNNLTKNINHVPTQELLTSIPKCNGSIQGNSNSYNCFDNKVANESVSSVCNKNEVLNNSTFSKSPLMSKPTPLIESNKELTNNIIFHDPHLEEKRILRRKTKISNLSFINNKRIDGATNVVYGQDLRDFIRFDASSGHVGCSDSVERNPWLWLGSNNVLSVFAQYSAHIQRMSYMTAVALSESVKTLDSRMKELHDSFEQFIVYVPAVQGRTPKTEFQFLQNDSSLLEKDIKPTLNALHPIISAMSVLFPDQRLIQYDCGKLQSLDCLLRELKTGHHRVLIFTQMTKMLDILEAFLNFHGYIYLRLDGTTKVETRQLLMERFNADKRYFCFILSTRSGGVGINLTGADTVIFYDSDWNPTMDAQAQDRCHRIGQTRDVHIYRLISEKTIEENILKKANQKRLLGDLAIEGGNFTASFFKSTTIQDLFQVNTTDDQRSVHILESEFSHSHSTSDGDRNAINVFETALAAAEDETDVAAAKTAKEEAVADLAEFDEAIPIVEQNDVKLSKADMEVQALEKQLSCIEKWAIRLMENNEMDWATKQVAAAEAELEQQKQEWKVEQQQAAKRTEERMNPKRKLPDSDDGEDDSMDLTFINKFQIVYPNLGSKKSDVPKNLILGPWSGESEIYHDPLYFSQYSYIPMTEAQLPPMPSARKRPRTDVTFINNRTSLPVSLSSSTKSVYGTRDNNAGEWRPNENIFPHLPRSMFDRASGALLKMRNDIRIQRYRGINRPMTMTLASLKPPLPARPVPEPPHVPEWLIHEDYSLLQAVQRVQEMTLNLVILCPAHTPNWDLVSELVNMMSRVYRSPKQCKNRYESVIVAREEGRMLQEQLLKKQKKKINRGLRTSQIYTTDGNRTNTQLRISRFNGLLSVAAKRQPLCRTNSQYVPSQSANTPLIPNASHIAILKENYDVDYNVPLGPMQVISRRTDRMIREKQQQQHIEPTTVRVQPQPHNVKSIQLPNSLPPAQTVSPAPVRPSPTTQHRIIMSSPSPSIVQEANIQNIPQTSPKVVPIPMSVHYSAAVQRALNFTQASIVTQASSTTGKVVTTMNKTITQSQIQMYRQQQQNIARQQQVKMVSARATKTSTANIIPVQTSQTPTTLNVRPKNTLNTRNITDTDVTNFIKRHQLLQQKQAQTVTVQSPIATAGPSIVKTSVQSLMLSAGAKNAISVATATKNINTQQQFRHLTLQQPMLTQRKIPTQKVTQLSQVVVAGKTGVPTQLIVQSKGVPSTMTMQQLQTMMKQQNIQNVSGANITAMQSNSNAGQVISHVIAKSHGQSSGIGLTRVLPVVTTQTSLKQAIQVVNPVQTLRTSGVGIETARSTLQPCSLTNVFKTTGNPGHSSNILSQVVFQQGQQMSVRQGQLRVQSSSGQAGSIVAVSMAPQQQQPTVLTIPSSPNSHTPRTT; this comes from the exons ATGGCCACTGCTTCCCAACTGGGAGCTGGGACCATTGATTGtcacaaacataataaatatgatgggAATGGCCATCag GTGACATCTggtgttaattttataccaaGTAATTGTGATAATCTAGTTGGTGTAAATGGCTCTACAAATGATGCTGAAAACGCCAGCTACAACTCTGACCATGATGATTCTTTGGATAGTCAAAATCAGAGTACAAGAAAGCGTAAATACTCCACAGAGt CAGCCAAAGAGTTTGAAGCTTTGGAAATGTGCACTTCAGCCAAGATTAAACGTACTTGTGAAATGGTGTTTGAACAATTGGAGACTGTACGTACAAAGCTTGCTCAATCCCAACGAGAATTGGACGAAGTACAGTCGTTGTCGAAAATTCATGATTTTGTTCCTGACAAAGTTGAACAGGTATTCAATGATCAGCATGCATGGTCTATggcaaatattaaatgtaatgacGATCCTCTATTCATTGGTGATCCATTTGCCGACCTTAAATTGTGGCTGGACAAACAAGCGTCCGAACCACAGGAAACACATGTTCCAATTTCGGACActa attccaataaattaataccttCTACTTCACCTGCTGAAGAACTTCCTAATTCCTCTCATACATCTCGGCAGTCTACTGAAAATCAACCTGATCAAGTGTTTGAAAGAGCGAAATGG gaagcacaaatcattcaaaaaataaatcaactacAGCGTGATGGTTTGTGGAGTGAAAAAAGACTGCCTAAAATTTATGAACCTCCAAGAAATAAAGCACACCATGACTATCTTTTAGAAGAAATGCAGTGGCTTGCTACTGATTTTGCCCAAGAACGAAAATGGAAGAAAAAAGCAGCTAAacag tgCTCCAAAATGGTTATGAAGCATTTCCATGAAAAGAAAATTGAAGCTCAAAAAGCAGCTAAAGCATCAGAAATGCATCAAAAGCGAATAACTGGATTTATTGCTAAAATGGTTAAAACATTTTGGAGTGATGTTGAAaaa ctacTTCTATTCAAGCAATCAACTAAATTAGAGGAACAAAGAAAAATTGCATTAgatgaacatttaaatttcattgttGATCAAACTGAAAAAATGTCAACATTGGTTGCTGAAAGTTTAATGAAGTCTGctaataattctttaattaCCAAGTCACAAAATTCATCCATGGTTGTTTCTGAtg gtaaaataaatacttttcatTCATCTTCTGATGGTGGTACTActgtaaataaagaaaaaatgccAAATGCTACTATAGATTGTAAAAATGAGATAGATATGGTAAAACAAGAATCAAAAATGTCAATTGATGGAGTTCATGAAAATCTACCAAAACTTTTAAAgacaaaagaaaataaagtattGGAAGAg ATACCAAGCGATGATGAAGATTTTGAAGCTTCGAATTCTAGTTGGAGTGATGACGAAGAAACTTTACTGCTTGCAGAAAAAGAAGATGGTCGAGTAGATCATTCTACGGAAATTGCTGAATTGGAG gcTGATAATGAAATGAGTATTGAACAACTTTTGGCGAAGTATAAAGTTCAGTTACCAAATAACAAAGAGCAGTCTGATGACGAGGAAAGTAGTCAGTCTGATCACAGTACAAAGGAAGATATGAAATCTActgatattagtataaaatatttattgagacGATCTCctaataaaatg ctCAATGGTACAAGTGACTGTAATGCagataaagaaattaatgatGTGACAGCATTAGCTGAAAGTATCCAACCTAAAGGAAATACATTATCTTCTACTAGT GTGGTTACCAAAGTTCcatttttattgagaaataCGCTGAGAGAATACCAACATATAGGCCTTGATTGGTTAGTTACAATGTATGAACAAAATCTAAATGGTATATTAGCTGATGAAATGGGTCTTGGTAAAACCATTCAAACCATTGCCTTATTAGCTCATTTGGCTTGTGAAAAAG GAGATTGGGGTCCTCATTTAATTGTAGTTCCTACATCTGTAATGCTTAATTGGgaaatggaaataaaaaaatggtgtcctagttttaaaattttaacttattatggTTCAGTGAAAGAGCGAAAAAATAAGCGAGTTGGTTGGACTAAACCAAATACATTCCACATATGTATAACatcatataaattagttataactgATCATCAAAGTTTTCGTAGGAAGaaatggaaatatttaattctagaTGAGgctcaaaacataaaaaattttaaatctcagCGTTGGCAactcttattaaattttcagtcAGAAAGAAGACTGCTGTTAACAGGAACACCTTTGCAGAATAATTTAATGGAGTTGTGGTccttaatgcattttttaatgcCAAATTTATTTGCTTCTCATCGTGAATTTAAAGAATGGTTTTCGAACCCTGTGACTGGGATGATTGAAGGAAATGCAGAATATAATgagaacattataaaaaaattacacaaagTTTTAAGACCTTTTATTCTTCGAAGATTGAAATGTGAAGTTGAAAAACAGTTGCCCAAAAAGTatgagcatattattatgtgtagacTATCTAAACGTCAGCGTTATCTTTATGATGACTTCATGTCAAGAGCTAA aacgaAGGAAACCCTTGCCAGTGGTAATATGTTAAGTGTTATCAACGTTCTTATGCAACTCAGGAAAGTTTGCAATCATCCTAATTTGTTTGAACCTCGTCCAACTATATCTCCATTTCAAATGGAAGCTCTCACGTTTACAGTCCCTCGttccatatttaatataatggaaTATGATCCCTATAAT gaAATTGACTTAAGTTCTGTTAACTTACTTTTTACCAACTTAGAACGATTAATGAGTGCATGGGCAGCTCATCGTCTAAAACGTTATCAATTACCAAATTGTGTATATGAACAATATGAAACTTTACCTGATACACCCATAAGACttcctaaaattaaaatgaattttaacatGAAGCTgcctaaaaacttaaatatcatttccaag attaatttatgcaatccacaaaataaattagttaatgtCAGACTTAAACATAATTTGCCAATCGTCAAATTTTTAGCAGAAAAAGGGATAAGAG atttaaaattaagatcagttgataaaagtatatctAGGCTTCCACCATATTCAA ATATTTTGTCATTAACTCCAAAATTAAGacaaatcaaacaatatattaatgaaaacaaacaAAGTGATTCTATAGTGGTAAATaatctaacaaaaaatatcaaccaTGTGCCAACTCAAGAACTGTTAACTTCAATTCCTAAATGTAATGGTTCGATACAAG GTAATTCAAATTCATATAACTGTTTTGACAATAAAGTTGCAAATGAAAGTGTATCAAGTGTGTGTAACAAAAATGAAGTTTTAAACAactcaacattttcaaaaagtcCGTTAATGTCTAAACCTACACCATTAATTGAATCTAATAAAGAACTgactaataacattattttccatGAT ccTCATTTAGAAGAAAAACGAATTTTGAGGAGAAAAACAAAGATtagtaatttatcatttataaataacaaaagaaTAGATGGTGCTACAAATGTTGTCTATGGTCAAGATTTAAGAGACTTTATAAGGTTTGATGCATCTTCCGGTCATGTTGGTTGTTCAGATTCAGTGGAAAGAAATCCTTGGCTTTGGCTTGgttcaaataatgttttatctgTTTTTGCTCAGTATTCTGCTCATATACAACGCATGTCTTACATGACTGCAGTTGCTTTGTCAGAATCAGTTAAAACATTAGATAGTAGAATGAAAGAATTGCATGACTCCtttgaacaatttattgtttatgtacCTGCTGTACAAGGAAGAACTCCAAAAACAGAATTTCAATTTCTTCAAAATGATTCATCATTATTAGAAAAAGACATAAAACCTACTTTAAATGCATTGCATCCCATTATTTCTGCCATGAGTGTTTTATTTCCTGATCAAAGGTTAATTCAATATGATTGTGGTAAATTACAGTCACTTGATTGTTTATTACGTGAATTAAAAACTGGGCATCATCGAGTACTTATATTTACTCAAATGACAAAAATGTTAGATATCCTTGAAGCATTCCTTAATTTTCatgggtatatatatttacgattAGATGGTACGACAAAGGTTGAAACTAGACAG CTATTAATGGAGAGATTTAATGCAGACAAGAGgtatttctgttttattttgtcaacACGATCTGGTGGTGTAGGTATTAATCTCACTGGAGCAgatactgtaatattttatgatagtgATTGGAATCCTACAATGGATGCTCAGGCTCAAGATCGCTGTCATCGTATTGGTCAAACTCGAGATGTTCATATTTATAG gttaattagtgaaaaaactattgaagagaatattcttaaaaaagcTAACCAAAAAAGACTATTAGGAGATTTGGCTATTGAAGGTGGAAATTTTACTGCTTCATTCTTCAAGTCT actacTATTCAAGATCTTTTTCAAGTCAACACCACTGATGATCAAAGAAGTGTTCACATTTTGGAATCTGAATTTTCTCATTCTCATAGCACAAGTGATGGTGATAGAAATGctattaatgtatttgaaaCAGCTCTTGCAGCTGCAGAAGATGAGACTGATGTTGCAGCCGCTAAAACTGCTAAAGAAGAAGCTGTTGCAGACTTGGCTGAATTTGATGAAGCTATTCCTATAGTAGAACAAAATGATGTTAAACTAAGTAAAGCAGATATGGAAGTTCAAGCATTAGAAAAAcag ttgtcATGCATTGAGAAATGGGCTATTAGACTAatggaaaataatgaaatggaTTGGGCAACTAAGCAAGTAGCTGCTGCTGAAGCAGAATTGGAACAACAAAAACAAGAATGGAAAGTAGAACAACAACAAGCAGCTAAACGTACAGAAGAAAGAATGAATCCGAAACGTAAACTTCCAGATTCTGATGATGGAGAAGATGATTCTATGGATTTGACTTTCATCAATAAATTTCAG ATTGTTTATCCTAATCTTGGCTCAAAAAAATCTGATGTACCAAAG aatttaatccTTGGACCATGGTCAGGAGAAAGTGAAATCTATCATGACCCATTATACTTCAGTCAGTATTCTTATATACCAATGACAGAAGCTCAACTACCTCCCATGCCATCTGCTCGGAAACGACCAAGAACTGATGTCACATTTATTAaca atcgtACAAGTTTACCTGTGTCTCTTTCCTCAAGTACTAAATCAGTGTATGGAACCCGCGATAATAATGCTGGTGAATGGAGacctaatgaaaatattttcccaCACTTACCTCGATCGATGTTTGATCGTGCTTCTGGTGCATTGCTTAAGATGCGTAATGATATACGTATTCAGCGATATCGTGGTATTAATAGGCCCATGACCATGACTTTGGCCAGTTTAAAACCACCTTTACCAGCTCGACCTGTTCCAGAACCACCTCATGTACCAGAATGGCTTATACATGAAGATTATTCACTCTTACaa gcGGTTCAAAGAGTTCAAGAAATGACGTtgaatttagtaatattatgccCAGCTCATACACCTAATTGGGATCTTGTATCTGAGCTTGTGAATATGATGTCTCGAGTTTATAGATCTCCtaaacaatgtaaaaatag gtACGAATCAGTAATAGTGGCTCGAGAAGAAGGGCGAATGCTTCAGGAACAATTACtcaaaaaacagaaaaaa aaaataaatcgaGGATTACGTACATCACAGATATATACAACAGATGGAAACCGTACAAATACTCAACTTCGTATATCTCGTTTTAATGGCTTATTATCTGTTGCTGCCAAACGTCAACCTTTATGTCGAACTAACAGTCAATATGTCCCTAGCCAATCAGCAAATACACCTTTAATTCCAAATGCTAGTCATATTGCAATATTAAAGGAAAATTATGATGTAGACTATAATGTACCTTTGGGTCCAATGCAAGTAATAAGCCGTCGTACTGATCGTATGATTAGAGAAaaacaacagcaacagcatATTGAACCAACAACAGTTAGAGTCCAACCTCAACCTCATAATGTAAAATCTATTCAGCTGCCTAATTCTTTACCTCCAGCTCAAACTGTTAGTCCAGCACCAGTTAGACCCTCGCCTACTACTCAACATCGAATTATTATGAGTTCTCCGTCACCTTCCATTGTTcaa gaagcaaatatacaaaatatacctcAGACCAGTCCTAAAGTGGTCCCAATTCCAATGTCTGTACATTATTCAGCTGCAGTTCAACGAGCACTCAATTTCACTCAAGCTTCCATTGTAACTCAAGCGTCTTCAACTACTGGAAAAg taGTCACTACTATGAACAAAACTATTACTCAATCTCAGATTCAAATGTATCGTCAACAGCAACAAAATATTGCTAGACAACAACAAGTTAAGATGGTTAGTGCTCGTGCAACCAAAACGTCTACTGCCAACATCATACCCGTCCAAACATCTCAAACACCAACTACTCTTAATGTTCGACccaaaaacacattaaatacTAGGAATATAACTGACACTGatgttacaaattttataaaaagacatcaattattacaacaaaaacaagCACAAACTGTTACTGTTCAATCACCTATCGCTACCGCAGGACCTTCAATAGTTAAAACATCTGTACAAAGTCTGATGCTTTCAGCTGGTGCCAAAAATGCTATAAGTGTTGCAACtgctacaaaaaatataaatactcaaCAACAGTTCAGACATCTTACTCTTCAACAGCCTATGTTAACTCAGAGAAAAATTCCTACTCAAAAAGTTACTCAATTGAGTCAAGTTGtg gtGGCTGGTAAAACTGGAGTTCCAACACAATTAATAGTTCAATCAAAGGGTGTACCAAGTACAATGACTATGCAACAATTGCAGACCATGatgaaacaacaaaatattcaaaac gtttcTGGTGCTAATATAACTGCAATGCAATCAAATTCAAATGCAGGTCAAGTTATATCTCATGTCATTGCAAAAAGTCATGGACAGTCTTCGGGTATTGGGTTAACGAGAGTACTACCAGTAGTTACAACTCAAACTTCATTAAAACAAGCAATCCAG